In Nostoc edaphicum CCNP1411, the sequence TACGATATTTGGTCACAGGAACATAGTGACGAGCCACCAAATGTTGCTGTTGCAGCCAATGATGTAGCCGTACAAATGTATACTAGTGGCACTACTGGACGACCTAAAGGTGTCCAACTAGGACATTACAGTTTTTTTGCGATCGCTAAAGAATTTGCTCAACGAGGCGAAACCTGGATAAATTGGAACGAAACTGACAAAAGTTTGCTTACATTATCTTTATTCCATATCGGTAGTCTCTGGTGGGCGATTCGTGGTTTAGCAGCCGGAGCAGAAAATATTGTCTTAGAAAATTTTATCGGCGTTGAGGTTCTCGAAGCGATTGAAAAGTACCGCATCACTAAGACATTTATGGTTCCAGCAATGATTCAAGTTCTTTTGAACGAACCATTATGCCAAAAAACAGATTTTTCATCACTAGAATACATTATTTATGGCGGTTCCCCCATAGCTGAATCATCACTCAAAAGTGCGATCGCTACATTTGGTTGTAATTTTGTGCAGATATATGGAATGACGGAAACTGGCAATTGTGCTGTATCTTTACCTGCACAAGCTCATACATCTACAAATAAAAACATCCTCAAAGCTGCGGGTAAAGCCTTTCCTGGTGTATCGGTAGCCATTATCAACAGTGAAGGTAAAGAACTATCTTGCTCTCAAGTGGGTGAAGTTTGCATCAAATCTCCTGCAAATATGATTGGTTATTGGAAATTACCTGAAGCTACAGCAAAAACTTTAGTAGATGGCTGGATTCATACTGGTGATGCTGGTTATTTTGACGAAGAAGGTTATATTTACATTTGCGATCGCTTTAAAGACATGATTCTTTATGGTGGTGAAAATGTCTATCCAGCAGAAATTGAAAATATTTTATACGAACATCCAGCAATTAGGGAGGTAGCAGTCATTGGTGTTCCAGATGAAGATTTTGGAGAAGCAATCAAAGCGGTTGTGGTTTTAAAAATAGGAATGAAAGCAACCGCATTAGATATTATTAATTTTGTTCGGGGTAAAATTGCTGATTTTAAATTACCTAGAAGCGTTGAATTTACTGAATCTTTGCCCAGAACGCCTAGTGGTAAATTGCAAAAGGCCAAGATTCGGGAGAAATATTGGCAAGGCTATGAACGTCGTGTGAATTGAAAATGGGGACAAGGGGGACATACTCTCTCTGCATCAGAGGATGTTTGAAAAGTCTCCTCGTCGGTATTAAAACGTTTTCGATCCCCCTAAATCCCCCTTAAAAAGGGGGACTTTAAGGATTTTCCCCCTTTTCAAGGGGGGCTAGGGGGGATCAACCAGTGCTTAAAATCACAACTAACCACTTTTCAAACACCCTCTCAGGTGCGTCTTCTTCTCCTAATGACAAATGACCAATGACAAATGACAAATGACAAATGACCAATTCTCAAGTTCCACTTTGGAAACCGCTAACTGTACGCAACTTCTTACTTCTGTACATTGGTGAGACTGTTTCGCTTCTAGGCGATCAATTTTATATCGTTGCATTGCCTTGGTTAACAATACAGTTAACTAACTCTGGGATCACGTTAGGTACTGTGTTAATGAGTGCAGCGATTCCCCGTGCCGTTTTGATGCTATTTGGTGGTGTGGTGAGCGATCGCTTTTCACCACGATTAGTGATGTTGGTTTCCAATGTTTTACGTGGGTTACTAGTCGTTTTATTTGCAACCATCGTTGCGTTGAAAATGACTCAACTATGGCATATTTACTTTTTTGCTGCGGGCTTCGGCATATTTGATGGCTTTTTTATACCTGCATCTAAATCAATTATCCCCAGTCTGGTATCAAAAGAACAGTTAATAGCAAGTAATACCTTGAGCCAAGGAACTTCCCAACTGATTTTGCTAATTGGGCCGGCTTTGGGTGGTTTGTTGATTGCAACTGCTGGTATTGGAGTAGCATTTGTCATTGATGGGATAACTTTCGCCATCACAACTATCACGCTTTTGCTGATGAAGGGAACAACAGCAAAAGCAACAGCATTGAATGGGGAATTAAATCAAAATTCTGCTTCAACTAAAAAAGCTATGAATTTGATTGCTGGTATGCGTGAGGGATTTTACTACGCATGGCACAATCAGCCTTTGAGAATCTTTTTGCTGGTAATGGTAATCCTAAATTTTCTATTTATTGGGCCATTACAAGTTGGGATGACTTCACTGGCTCATAGTCGCTTCCCAGGTGGTGCAGTAGCTTTAGGAATATTGCAATCAGCTTGGGGTGGTGGTGGGTTAATTGGGACACTCACACCTCAATTTGTCAAAAAGCTTCCTAACATCGGAGTTTTACTGCTGACTATTGCGGGTGTTCAAGGCTTTGGTTTATTTTTACTTGGCTTTATTGGCAATATAGGACTAGCTAGTATCACAATTGCAGTGCTGGGATTTTGCAGTTGTATTTTTACTGTGGTAGGAATTACTTGGATTCAGAAACAAACTCAACCTGAAATGTTAGGAAGAGTTATGAGTTTGGGAATGTTTTCTGCTTTTGGTATTGCTCCTGTTTCTTTTGCTTTAGCTGGTTTCTTAGTTAATTTAAATCTGACAATTATGTTTACTGTTGCGGGTAGCATCATGCTAATTACAAGTCTTTGTTTGGCGGCGAATCCATCAGTACGTAAGATTAGTTAACTATATAAATCCGGTTTGATTTATTAACTTTCCCGTGAAGCGAGTGAGAAAACTATGAAAGTTCAATATCAAGACAATCAGCGAATGGGAGTCGTCGTTTATGACTTTAATTACAAAACTGCTTCAGATGGAGATATTGAGGATCTTAAGCAACTGATATATGAATACAAAATTGTTGTAATCAAGGAGCAAGATTTATCACCTGATGAGTATTGCGATTTTGGGTATCGTCTTGGGGAGGTAGAAAAATACTATCAGCCAATGTATCACCATCCAGAAAGGGAAGAGATTTTTGTTTCCTCCAATGTTTCTGAGAATGGTCAGCAAGTGGGAGTTCCGAAGACTGGTAAATTTTGGCACGCTGATTATGCGTTTATGCCGAGGCCATTTGCATTTTCAATGGTATATCCTCAAATCCTTCCTAGTAAGGAGCGTGGGACTTACTTTATTAATATGTCCAAAGTATATCAAAGTTTACCAGATGATCTAAAAGCGATCGCCAATCAGTCGAGTTGTTATCACAGTGTCAGACGTTTTTTTAAAATTCGTCCTGGAGATGTTTATCGTCCGATTTCGGAAATATTGGACGAGATTGAACGAGTCACACCTCCCGCAAAGCATCCAACGGCCTTTATTCATCCCGTTACAGGAGAAACCATCCTCTACATTACTGAGGGGTTTACTTATCGCATAGATGATTTAGAGGGAAAACCGCAAGATATAAATGTTCTCCAAAGGTTTTTGACTCATTCCGGTCAGTTAGACAAAAGTTTTAAATATCCATTAATCGAACACCATGAATTTGAATTAGGGGATGTGCGGATTTGGGATAATCGCTCTCTAGTACATTGCGCTCACTATGCTGCAAATTCGGAGCCAGCGATTACATTTCGATTGACCTTGCATGATAGCTATCCTTTTTATCAGTTATAGAGCAATATTCTCACTGCGTTTAAGAGGATGTTTGAGATGTATCAAATATTTTTACCCCACCCTAACCCTCCCCTTGCAAAGGGGAGGGAACTGGATTCTCTTGTTTCCCCCCTTTGCAAGGGGGGATTAAGGGGGGTAATTCGACTTGTGTATACACCGTAGCCCATACATCGGGGGATTAAGGGTAACAGTGTAGTAAAAAATAATTTACCTTATTCAGTCATTTAATCAGGATAAAATATCATGTTAAAATTTCAAAACTCAAGTCAACAAAGCATCCACTTCAATAATGATGACATCTTACTAACACAAGTCCTCAAACCTTATAAAGCTCATTGTCAGTATCTTAAATCTGCTGAAATAACAAAAGAGGGCGATCCTCAGCATGGAGGACGTGTAATTGGACGATGTGAATTCTCGATTTTAGAATCATGTTATATCGATGACACTGGTCATTTTAATTCAGTAGAGTTCAATATTTGCTACAACCAAATGATGTATTATGTCATAGCTAAATCTGTAAAAGAAAGACTGATGGCATCATTTCAGTCGTGGACTATGGCAGATTATTGGAATAAACAGCTACCGGATGTCTATATTGTGAATTTTGAAAGTTCCTTTCGACGTGCTATGCAGTCTTCTAAATTTTGGGGTGAGATTGAGTTTACTAATATTCGGATTAAATCTGGGATGATGTATATAGTTACTAAATGTCGTTATTGGGATGATAAGGATGGTAATTGCAGTGGTAATGTGAAATTAGTTATTGTAAATTCTCCGCAATAGTTTAACTCTAATTAATCCATTTTTTCACGCTCTAGGCGCAGAGAAGAGAACGCAAATAAGAACATTATTTTGCTTAAGTAGCATGTCTAAAATCGCATTTTTTACAACTTATATTCAAGACGAAATATCTAAAGTAATTGGGATAGACACATCTGAATTGGATGTGGAAATGTCTTTAAATTATTTGGGGCTTGATTCATTAATTGCCGTCAAACTTAGAAATAAGTTTAGAAAAGACTTGGAAATAGATATTCCAGCAGTAAAATTTATGGAAGATACTAATGTTGCAAGTTTAGCAAACTTAGTCTATGAATTGAGCCAAAATGCTGAATCAAAAATAGAAAATGATGATGAGTGGTTGGAAGGAGAATTATGAATTTAGTTGAGTTTCTCACACAACTCTCGCAACATAATATAGAATTGTGGGTTGAAGATAGTAAACTGCGTTATCGTGGTCGCAAAGAAGTATTAACTTCCACAGTTTTAAATCAAATTAAGCAGCATAAAACAGAAATTATCGATTTGCTGCGCCAAGGTTTTCACACATCTAAATCATATCCCCTGACTCATGGTCAGCAAGGTCTATGGTTTTTGTATAAGCTTGCACCCACAAGTGCAGCTTATAATGTTGCTTTTACAGCTCGCATTCGCTCCCATTTAAATATTCCGGCTTTACAACAAGCATTTCAGAAGTTAGTAAATCGTCATCCAACTCTCCGCACAACATTTGCACAAAAGGATGGCGAACCTTTTCAACAGGTTGATGAATACCAAGAAGTTGATTTTGAAAATATTGACGCTTCAGTTTGGAATGAAGATGAGTTGATAAGCCAAGTCATAACAGCATATCAGCGTCCCTTTAATTTGGAAAAAGGTAATTTATTGCGGGTAAATTTATTTACTTGTTCTGAATATAATTATGTAATATTACTAACAATACATCACATTGTTATTGATGGTTTTTCCCTGGGAATTATTCTTGATGAGTTGCGATCGCTCTACGAAGCAGAAAATACAGGTCGAGTCATATCTTTACCTGCTATTAAGTACCAGTATCAAGACTTTGTACAGTGGCAGAGGAATATTTTAGCAAGTTCTGTGGGCGATGAACTGTGGAATTACTGGCGCGAACAATTAGCGGGTGAGTTACCCATCTTAAAATTACCAACAGATCGACCGCGACCACCAATTCAAAGCTATCGGGGAGCTTCCCATACTTTTGAGTTGAATCAAGAGTTGACTTCTGTGCTGCGAGGAATGGCGAAAGCTCAAGGAGCAACCCTTTATATGACTTTGTTAACCGCCTTTCAAGTGTTGCTTTATCGCTTGTCAGGTGAGGAAGATATAATTGTGGGTGCGCCTATTGAGGGGAGAAGTCAGCCGGAATTTGCCGAAACTGTGGGCTTTTTCGTGAATATGCTGGCTTTGCGGGTAAATTTGGCTGGGAATCCGACATTTTCTCAGCTTTTAACTCAAGTACGCCAAACTGTATTGGATGCGATCGCTCATCAAGATTATCCTTCTACTTTAATAATTGAGCGATCGCAACTCAACCGCGATCCAAGTCTTCCTGGTTTGTTTCGCGTTTCCTTTAATTTGTTTAAGGTAAGTGAAATTGCTCAAGATTATGAATTATCTGTATCTGATAAAACTAAAACCAGAGAAGATTGGGGTGGGTTAACTCTCGAACCTTTTGTGATTCCCCAGCAGGAAGGACAGAATGATTTAGTGTTCGACATGATGGAAACGACTGAATCATTAATTGGTATCTTAAGATACAACACCGATTTATTTGATGCCACGACAATTACCAGAATAGCGAATCATTTTCAAACTTTACTCCCAGGGATTATTGCTAATCCCCAACAGCAAATTGCTTCCTTACCTCTGCTAACGGAAGCTGAAGAAAATCATTTGTTGTGGAAGTGGAACAACAACCAAGTTGATTATCCCCAAGATAGAGTCATTCATCAGTTGTTTGAGAACTGTGTGAAGCAGCAACCAAACGCTGTTGCGGTGGTATTTCAAGAACAGCAACTAACTTATCAACAATTAAACAGCAAAGCCAATCAACTCGCACACTACCTGCGTTCTTTGGGAATAGGTAAAAATCAGCTTGTGGGAATTTGTGTCGAACGTTCCCTAGAAATGATTATTGCATTATTAGGAGTTCTGAAAGCAGGTGGAGCTTATTTACCTTTAGATCCTGCGTATCCAGAAGAACGTTTGAGCTTCATGCTGCGTGATTCTCAAGTATCGATATTGTTGACTCAACAAAAATTAGTAGCGAGTATAGCAATTGAGGAATTAGCTGTAGTTTGTTTAGATCAAGATTGGGAAGATATTTCCCAGGAAAGTGAAGAGAATTTAGTAATTAATACTACATCTCAAGATTTAGCCTACGTGATTTACACATCAGGTTCTACAGGTAAATCTAAGGGAGTGGCGATCGCTCATCGCAGTTTAGTAAATGCGTTTTATGCTTGGGAAAAAGCTTATCAACTCCAGTCTTTGACTAGTCATTTGCAAATGGCGAGTTTTGCTTTTGATGTGTTTTCAGGGGATGTAATTCGCGCTCTTTGTAGTGCTGCTAAGTTGGTTTTATGTCCGCGTGAGTGGCTGTTAGAACCGGACAATCTGTATAAAATGATGCTTGTGGAGAAAATTGATAGCGCGGAGTTTGTTCCAGCTGTGTTGAGAAACTTGGTTGAATATTTGCAAAGAACTCAGCAAAATCTCCACTTTATGAAATTGTTGATAGTCGGTTCAGATAGTTTGTATGTCCAAGAATATCAAGAATTTCAGCGTTTTTGTGGTGAGCAGACACGTTTGATTAATTCCTATGGGGTAACGGAAGCGTGTATTGATAGCACTTATTTTGAATTGGGGATTGGGAAATTAGGAAGTGGGTTAGTTCCTATTGGTCGTCCATTTGCGAACACGCAAGTTTATATTTTAGATCGATATTTACAATTAGTTCCCATTGGGGTTGCGGGTGAATTATATATTGGTGGTGCTGGTTTAGCTCAAGGTTATTTAAATCGTCCTGATTTAACTAAAGAGAAATTTATCCCCTATTCTCCCCACAACTTTATTTTGTACAAAACGGGAGATTTAGCGCGTTATCTTCCTGACGGTAATATTGAATTACTCGGTCGAATTGACGATCAAGTAAAGATTCGGGGTTTCCGAATTGAACTAGGGGAAATTGAAGCGGTTTTGAGTAGTCATCCCCAAGTACAAGCAGCAGTGGTGATGGTTCGAGAACTGCAAACTGACAATAAATCTATAGTTGCATATATTGTTTCTGGACAACAGTCATTAACAACTAGTGAATTGCGTAACTTTCTCAAACAGAAGTTACCTGATTATATGATTCCCAGTGCGATCGCCATTCTGGAAACTTTACCTTTAACCCCCAACGGGAAAGTAGATCGGCGTGCTTTACCAATTCCAGATATAGAACAGCATCGAGAAATAGAGTTTGTTCCACCACGCACCGCAACGGAAGAAGCGATCGCTAATATTATCGCTGCTGTTTTGGGACTCAAACAAGTAGGGATTCACGATAACTTTTTTGAATTGGGGGGACATTCCCTACTTGCGACTCAAGTTATTGCTCGATTAAAACAAACCTTAAATATTGAGTTACCGCTACGCTCTTTGTTAGCATCTCCCACTGTGGCTGGATTGAGTGAAGCACTGACATCTTTTACAAAGACAGAATCTTCAGTTGATTTACCAACAATTGTCCCAAATCCAGAACAGCTATATCAACCTTTTCCCCTCACCGACATTCAACAAGCTTATTGGTTAGGACGCAATGAAGCTTTTGAATTGGGGAATATTGCTGCTCATGGTTATTTAGAATTAGATTGCGATCGCCTAAATTTAACAAGATTAAATCAAGCTTGGCAAAAACTCATTTTGCGTCACGATATGTTGCGTGCTGTTATCTTACCAGATGGTCAACAGCAAATTCTCCCAACAGTATCGGCTTATGAAATCGAAGTTTTGGATTTGCAAGATTTAGAGGTGATGCGTGAGCAGATGTCCCATGAAGTCTTACCTGCGGATCAATGGCCTTTATTTAGAATTCGAGCTACACCCATAGATGAACAGCGTACCAGACTACACCTGAGTTTTGATGCTTTGATTGCTGATGCTTGGAGTGTGTTTATGCTGATGCGGGAGTGGTTAGATTTATATAATAATTCTGAGTTTGTATTACCACCCTTAGAACTTTCCTTCCGCGATTATGTGCTTGGGGAATCAACTTTAAAAAATACACCCCAATATCAACGTTCTCAAGAATATTGGTTTAACCGACTAGATACCTTACCACCAGCACCAGAATTACCCCTAGCGAAAAATCCCAATTCCATTACCAATCCTCGGTTTCAACGTCGCAGTTCTCAACTGTCTCCAGAACAATGGCGCAAATTACAAAATCGCGCTCAACAATTTAACTTAACTCCTTCGGGAGTTTTATTAGCTGCTTTTGCAGAAGTCCTCAGTCAATGGAGCAGAAATCCTAAGTTTACGATTAATCTCACCCTGTTTAAACGTTTACCTTTACATCCCCAAGTCAATGAGATTGTCGGAGACTTTACATCTTTGACACTTTTAGAAGTCGATCGCTCAATTCCTCAAAGCTTTAGCAACCACGCTCAACAATTACAGCAACAACTGTGGCAAGATTTAGATCACGGTTATGTCAGTGGTTTGCAAGTACAGCGAGAACTTAGCCGTCAACGCCAAAGTTACCAATTTATGCCAGTGATATTTACTAGTACACTAGGTTTAGAATCACTTGGTCAGGATACATCAATATTAAGTCAGTTAGGCGAACTCGTTTACAGTATCAGTCAAACCCCGCAAGTTTGGTTAGATAATCAACTCAGAGAGCAAAACGGAACTTTAATATTTAACTGGGATGCGGTGGAAGAACTTTTCCCCCCAGGTTTACTGGATGAGATGTTTGCTGCTTACTGCGATTTGCTCCAGCGACTAATTACCTCAGATTCTATTTGGAGCAAGATTAAGGGAGAATTACAACAACTTACAATTGCAAATTATCCCACCGCACCCATTTCTGAGGAAACTTTGCACAGTTTGTTTATTAAGCAAGTGCAAATCCAAGCTGATTCTCCAGCAGTCATTACCCCAGAGCGTACCCTAACTTATCAGGAATTGTACCAACGCGCTCTGCAATTGGCATCTCAACTGCGAGAATTGGGAGCAAGCAAAAACAATGCAATCGCCATTGTCATGGAAAAAGGTTGGGAGCAAATTGTTGCTGTACTAGGAATTTTAATCGCTGGTGCGGCTTATCTCCCCATCGATCCCGAATTACCAGCAGAACGACAAGCATACTTACTCGAACAAAGCCAAGCAAAAATCGTTCTGACTCAATCTTGGTTAGATAATTCTTTAGAACGCTCAGAAAATCTGACTCGTATTGACATTGATTCTCTCACACCCCTACACCCCTACACCCCTACACCCCTACACCCTCAAGATCCATCAGCTTTAGCTTACATCATCTACACTTCCGGTTCGACAGGTTTACCCAAAGGCGTGATGATTGATCATCGGGGTGCGGTGAATACCA encodes:
- a CDS encoding non-ribosomal peptide synthetase — protein: MNLVEFLTQLSQHNIELWVEDSKLRYRGRKEVLTSTVLNQIKQHKTEIIDLLRQGFHTSKSYPLTHGQQGLWFLYKLAPTSAAYNVAFTARIRSHLNIPALQQAFQKLVNRHPTLRTTFAQKDGEPFQQVDEYQEVDFENIDASVWNEDELISQVITAYQRPFNLEKGNLLRVNLFTCSEYNYVILLTIHHIVIDGFSLGIILDELRSLYEAENTGRVISLPAIKYQYQDFVQWQRNILASSVGDELWNYWREQLAGELPILKLPTDRPRPPIQSYRGASHTFELNQELTSVLRGMAKAQGATLYMTLLTAFQVLLYRLSGEEDIIVGAPIEGRSQPEFAETVGFFVNMLALRVNLAGNPTFSQLLTQVRQTVLDAIAHQDYPSTLIIERSQLNRDPSLPGLFRVSFNLFKVSEIAQDYELSVSDKTKTREDWGGLTLEPFVIPQQEGQNDLVFDMMETTESLIGILRYNTDLFDATTITRIANHFQTLLPGIIANPQQQIASLPLLTEAEENHLLWKWNNNQVDYPQDRVIHQLFENCVKQQPNAVAVVFQEQQLTYQQLNSKANQLAHYLRSLGIGKNQLVGICVERSLEMIIALLGVLKAGGAYLPLDPAYPEERLSFMLRDSQVSILLTQQKLVASIAIEELAVVCLDQDWEDISQESEENLVINTTSQDLAYVIYTSGSTGKSKGVAIAHRSLVNAFYAWEKAYQLQSLTSHLQMASFAFDVFSGDVIRALCSAAKLVLCPREWLLEPDNLYKMMLVEKIDSAEFVPAVLRNLVEYLQRTQQNLHFMKLLIVGSDSLYVQEYQEFQRFCGEQTRLINSYGVTEACIDSTYFELGIGKLGSGLVPIGRPFANTQVYILDRYLQLVPIGVAGELYIGGAGLAQGYLNRPDLTKEKFIPYSPHNFILYKTGDLARYLPDGNIELLGRIDDQVKIRGFRIELGEIEAVLSSHPQVQAAVVMVRELQTDNKSIVAYIVSGQQSLTTSELRNFLKQKLPDYMIPSAIAILETLPLTPNGKVDRRALPIPDIEQHREIEFVPPRTATEEAIANIIAAVLGLKQVGIHDNFFELGGHSLLATQVIARLKQTLNIELPLRSLLASPTVAGLSEALTSFTKTESSVDLPTIVPNPEQLYQPFPLTDIQQAYWLGRNEAFELGNIAAHGYLELDCDRLNLTRLNQAWQKLILRHDMLRAVILPDGQQQILPTVSAYEIEVLDLQDLEVMREQMSHEVLPADQWPLFRIRATPIDEQRTRLHLSFDALIADAWSVFMLMREWLDLYNNSEFVLPPLELSFRDYVLGESTLKNTPQYQRSQEYWFNRLDTLPPAPELPLAKNPNSITNPRFQRRSSQLSPEQWRKLQNRAQQFNLTPSGVLLAAFAEVLSQWSRNPKFTINLTLFKRLPLHPQVNEIVGDFTSLTLLEVDRSIPQSFSNHAQQLQQQLWQDLDHGYVSGLQVQRELSRQRQSYQFMPVIFTSTLGLESLGQDTSILSQLGELVYSISQTPQVWLDNQLREQNGTLIFNWDAVEELFPPGLLDEMFAAYCDLLQRLITSDSIWSKIKGELQQLTIANYPTAPISEETLHSLFIKQVQIQADSPAVITPERTLTYQELYQRALQLASQLRELGASKNNAIAIVMEKGWEQIVAVLGILIAGAAYLPIDPELPAERQAYLLEQSQAKIVLTQSWLDNSLERSENLTRIDIDSLTPLHPYTPTPLHPQDPSALAYIIYTSGSTGLPKGVMIDHRGAVNTILDINRRFGVRSSDRILALSALNFDLSVYDIFGILAAGGTIVIPSADKSKDPAHWLELIVSQQITLWNSVPALMQMLVEYLTNQPQQPSSLRLALLSGDWLPLNLPNQIQKFWSNIQVVSLGGATEASIWSIYYPINQVDPNWKSIPYGKPLDHQQVYVFNHNLQQTPVWVTGQLYIGGIGLAKGYWEDAEKTNASFITHPVTKEKLYKTGDLGRYLPDGNIEFLGREDFQVKINGYRIELGEIEATLKQHPTVKEAVVTTVEKTQQLVAYIVSDTPTPNLAEAYQPSQQAGVLSDAGERIEFKLQQPGIRKSESSPITIHLPKSELEQTAYLERQSYRQFLPQKISLEQFSKFLNCLQQIQLGDYPIPKYRYPSAGSLYPVQTYLFIKPNSIETLPAGIYYYHPSDHNLILLHSTNEIDSSVYLENQPLFQQSAFAIYLIGKLSAIAPMYGEIARDFCLLEAGHIGQLLMNSAPTQEIGLCPLGYLEFPPIQDLFKLEANQILLYSFVGGKIDPTDSQQWSLVKNSQTTKSNSTQLREYLQQKLPQYMIPAEYILIDTLPLTPNGKIDKKALPTPNIAIAKSATLVFPQTETEKTIAEFVQQILQIEVVGIQNNFFELGIDSLKLVQLKNHLQNQFQVNIPMRQLLVETTNIQQLALAIDEQLIIAKITQKPLSTEQEDEKEIIQI
- a CDS encoding MFS transporter produces the protein MTNSQVPLWKPLTVRNFLLLYIGETVSLLGDQFYIVALPWLTIQLTNSGITLGTVLMSAAIPRAVLMLFGGVVSDRFSPRLVMLVSNVLRGLLVVLFATIVALKMTQLWHIYFFAAGFGIFDGFFIPASKSIIPSLVSKEQLIASNTLSQGTSQLILLIGPALGGLLIATAGIGVAFVIDGITFAITTITLLLMKGTTAKATALNGELNQNSASTKKAMNLIAGMREGFYYAWHNQPLRIFLLVMVILNFLFIGPLQVGMTSLAHSRFPGGAVALGILQSAWGGGGLIGTLTPQFVKKLPNIGVLLLTIAGVQGFGLFLLGFIGNIGLASITIAVLGFCSCIFTVVGITWIQKQTQPEMLGRVMSLGMFSAFGIAPVSFALAGFLVNLNLTIMFTVAGSIMLITSLCLAANPSVRKIS
- a CDS encoding long-chain-fatty-acid--CoA ligase translates to MMYNSEITTLADLPCVQARQLPDARALIFKDKSLTYIQLDQRSNQVANSLLAQGIQPSVRVAFLAKDSLKSYEILFACCKTKAVFVPINWRLAAAEISYILRDANVEILFVGAEFYQLITSIRNEIDGVKTIIALEKIDGNCLSYDIWSQEHSDEPPNVAVAANDVAVQMYTSGTTGRPKGVQLGHYSFFAIAKEFAQRGETWINWNETDKSLLTLSLFHIGSLWWAIRGLAAGAENIVLENFIGVEVLEAIEKYRITKTFMVPAMIQVLLNEPLCQKTDFSSLEYIIYGGSPIAESSLKSAIATFGCNFVQIYGMTETGNCAVSLPAQAHTSTNKNILKAAGKAFPGVSVAIINSEGKELSCSQVGEVCIKSPANMIGYWKLPEATAKTLVDGWIHTGDAGYFDEEGYIYICDRFKDMILYGGENVYPAEIENILYEHPAIREVAVIGVPDEDFGEAIKAVVVLKIGMKATALDIINFVRGKIADFKLPRSVEFTESLPRTPSGKLQKAKIREKYWQGYERRVN
- the scoE gene encoding TauD/TfdA dioxygenase family protein, with amino-acid sequence MKVQYQDNQRMGVVVYDFNYKTASDGDIEDLKQLIYEYKIVVIKEQDLSPDEYCDFGYRLGEVEKYYQPMYHHPEREEIFVSSNVSENGQQVGVPKTGKFWHADYAFMPRPFAFSMVYPQILPSKERGTYFINMSKVYQSLPDDLKAIANQSSCYHSVRRFFKIRPGDVYRPISEILDEIERVTPPAKHPTAFIHPVTGETILYITEGFTYRIDDLEGKPQDINVLQRFLTHSGQLDKSFKYPLIEHHEFELGDVRIWDNRSLVHCAHYAANSEPAITFRLTLHDSYPFYQL
- a CDS encoding FcoT family thioesterase; translation: MLKFQNSSQQSIHFNNDDILLTQVLKPYKAHCQYLKSAEITKEGDPQHGGRVIGRCEFSILESCYIDDTGHFNSVEFNICYNQMMYYVIAKSVKERLMASFQSWTMADYWNKQLPDVYIVNFESSFRRAMQSSKFWGEIEFTNIRIKSGMMYIVTKCRYWDDKDGNCSGNVKLVIVNSPQ
- a CDS encoding acyl carrier protein; protein product: MSKIAFFTTYIQDEISKVIGIDTSELDVEMSLNYLGLDSLIAVKLRNKFRKDLEIDIPAVKFMEDTNVASLANLVYELSQNAESKIENDDEWLEGEL